TTCGTCTACTTCATTTGATATTATTAGAAAGAACATCAGTCATTTGCTCGCCATCCAATAATGACGAAATTGCCTTTAGTATGTTTATCCACCTTGATTTAAGACCATTTCCGCTTTAGCAGGCTCCCTGCCAAGATAGGCGGCATGGTCAAGACGGGAAAGTAATCCACGCTTGATAACTGTATTTGCAATATCTTCGGCGCTTTCTCCTCTAATTCGTTGATAAGCGAATCAACTTTGCAAAACCAAGTATTGCGCCCCCTTAAAGCCAATTTGTCTGAACGATTATCTATGCGTATCAACCACTTATCGCCACAATCCCGATAATTATTCCAAGCAATGTAAAGACCGTT
The window above is part of the Novisyntrophococcus fermenticellae genome. Proteins encoded here:
- a CDS encoding DUF4346 domain-containing protein gives rise to the protein MRGESAEDIANTVIKRGLLSRLDHAAYLGREPAKAEMVLNQGG